A DNA window from Micromonospora inyonensis contains the following coding sequences:
- a CDS encoding DUF2314 domain-containing protein, translating to MLITDDFLPVPVPETLTATYLVPMRGLPRVSPRTAVTALAGRLAEPAYGLARQMLASPLMSVDTRPIDEFPALPPDLLTAFGATREQLGRLAEATHVVVVRAEYRPGWPPAHEWAARAVAAAVAETVDGDVVDVFGLQFLDPATALRSLPDAHGRVRLVDWVLVPYSSDADGLWFTTKGLRRFGLLELQTQGVPDHLTRAWGAVLTGVASRLLRTWTDGLAGEEVPAFVQLPVLTTVTGHDIAVAYGNPEQHGATAPVLLRLELDPATDPEADSFLSLHPPAGQPGAPGRYFASACATLFSGIQPDVRYARRGDAMSKAVATARASLPDVRARYRAGALPAEAQLVVKYGLPGDEGPEFVWAAVTSWETPERISGTSASDATNDPEVRIGTPVVVEATDVVDWALLGPTGVIEGGWTQAVLDSGDHPR from the coding sequence TTGCTCATCACGGACGACTTCCTGCCCGTTCCGGTCCCGGAGACACTGACCGCGACCTATCTGGTGCCGATGCGCGGGCTGCCGAGGGTGAGCCCACGGACGGCGGTGACAGCCCTGGCCGGACGGCTGGCCGAGCCGGCGTACGGGCTGGCCCGGCAGATGCTGGCGAGTCCGCTGATGAGCGTGGACACCCGACCGATCGACGAGTTCCCCGCGCTCCCGCCGGATTTGCTGACCGCGTTCGGTGCGACCCGCGAGCAGTTGGGGCGGCTGGCCGAGGCGACGCACGTGGTGGTGGTCCGGGCCGAGTACCGGCCGGGATGGCCGCCGGCACACGAGTGGGCGGCCCGGGCGGTGGCCGCCGCCGTCGCCGAGACCGTCGACGGGGACGTCGTGGACGTGTTCGGGTTGCAGTTCCTCGACCCGGCGACCGCGCTGCGTTCGCTCCCCGACGCCCACGGCCGGGTACGCCTGGTCGACTGGGTGCTGGTGCCGTACTCCTCGGACGCCGACGGGCTCTGGTTCACCACCAAGGGGCTGCGCCGGTTCGGGCTGCTGGAGTTGCAGACCCAGGGCGTCCCGGACCACCTGACCCGGGCCTGGGGGGCGGTGCTGACCGGGGTGGCCAGTCGGCTGCTGCGGACCTGGACCGACGGACTGGCCGGCGAGGAGGTGCCGGCATTCGTCCAACTGCCGGTGCTCACCACGGTCACCGGGCACGACATCGCGGTGGCGTACGGCAACCCGGAGCAGCACGGGGCGACCGCGCCGGTGCTGCTCCGGCTGGAGCTGGACCCGGCGACGGACCCGGAGGCGGACTCGTTTCTCAGCCTGCACCCGCCGGCCGGGCAGCCCGGGGCCCCCGGGCGGTACTTCGCCTCGGCGTGCGCCACGCTCTTCTCCGGCATCCAACCGGACGTGCGGTACGCCCGCCGGGGCGACGCCATGTCGAAGGCGGTGGCCACCGCCCGCGCCTCGCTGCCGGACGTCCGGGCCCGCTACCGGGCCGGGGCACTGCCGGCCGAGGCGCAGCTCGTGGTCAAGTACGGCCTGCCCGGCGACGAGGGCCCGGAGTTCGTCTGGGCGGCGGTGACGTCGTGGGAGACCCCGGAGCGGATCAGCGGCACCAGCGCCAGCGACGCCACGAACGACCCGGAGGTCCGCATCGGCACCCCGGTCGTGGTGGAGGCGACGGACGTCGTCGACTGGGCCCTGCTCGGCCCCACCGGGGTCATCGAGGGCGGCTGGACCCAGGCCGTCCTCGACTCCGGCGACCACCCCCGCTGA
- the lpdA gene encoding dihydrolipoyl dehydrogenase, producing MPFSWHDPRSSDATWELSVSEPNDATFDVVILGGGSGGYAAALRAAQLDLKVALIEKGKLGGTCLHNGCIPTKALLHAAEIADNTRESEQFGVKAELVGIDMAGVNSYKDGVVARLYKGLQGLVGSSKNITFVSGAGRLVGPNVVEVDGKRYTGRNVVLATGSYARSLPGLEVDGERVITSDHALTLDRVPASAIVLGGGVIGVEFASVWKSFGVDVTIIEALPRLVAAEDEESSKALERAFRKRKINFKVGKPFEKVEKTEKGVKVTIAGGETVEAELLLVAVGRGPVTADLGYEEQGVKIDRGYVLTDERLRTGVPNVYAVGDIVPGLQLAHRGFQQGIFVAEEIAGRNPTVIDEAGIPRVTYCDPELASVGLTEAKAKEQYGADKIKTYNYNLGGNGKSQILKTTGFVKLVRVSDGPVVGVHMVGARVGELIGEAQLIYNWEAYPAEVAQLVHAHPTQNEALGEAHLALAGKPLHAHA from the coding sequence ATGCCCTTTTCCTGGCATGACCCTCGTAGCAGCGACGCGACCTGGGAGTTGAGTGTGAGCGAGCCGAACGACGCGACCTTCGACGTTGTCATCCTCGGAGGAGGCAGTGGCGGCTATGCGGCGGCGCTGCGCGCCGCCCAGCTGGACCTCAAGGTCGCGCTGATCGAGAAGGGCAAGCTCGGCGGGACCTGCCTGCACAACGGCTGCATCCCGACCAAGGCCCTGCTGCACGCGGCCGAGATCGCCGACAACACCCGCGAGTCGGAGCAGTTCGGCGTCAAGGCCGAGCTGGTCGGCATCGACATGGCCGGGGTCAACTCGTACAAGGACGGCGTCGTCGCCCGCCTGTACAAGGGCCTCCAGGGCCTGGTCGGCAGCTCGAAGAACATCACCTTCGTGTCGGGGGCCGGCCGACTGGTGGGGCCGAACGTCGTCGAGGTCGACGGCAAGCGCTACACCGGCCGTAACGTGGTGCTGGCCACCGGCTCGTACGCCCGCAGCCTGCCCGGCCTGGAGGTCGACGGCGAGCGGGTGATCACCAGTGACCACGCGCTGACCCTGGACCGGGTTCCCGCGTCGGCGATCGTGCTCGGCGGCGGCGTGATCGGCGTCGAGTTCGCCAGCGTCTGGAAGTCCTTCGGGGTGGACGTGACGATCATCGAGGCGCTGCCCCGACTGGTCGCCGCCGAGGACGAGGAGTCGTCGAAGGCGCTGGAGCGGGCGTTCCGCAAGCGGAAGATCAACTTCAAGGTCGGCAAGCCCTTCGAGAAGGTCGAGAAGACCGAGAAGGGCGTCAAGGTCACCATCGCCGGTGGCGAGACCGTCGAGGCCGAGCTGCTGCTCGTCGCCGTCGGCCGTGGCCCGGTCACCGCCGACCTCGGGTACGAGGAGCAGGGCGTCAAGATCGACCGCGGGTACGTGCTGACCGACGAGCGGCTGCGCACCGGTGTGCCGAACGTCTACGCGGTCGGCGACATCGTCCCCGGTCTCCAGCTGGCGCACCGCGGCTTCCAGCAGGGCATCTTCGTCGCCGAGGAGATCGCCGGCCGGAACCCCACCGTGATCGACGAGGCGGGCATCCCCCGGGTCACCTACTGCGACCCGGAGCTGGCGTCGGTCGGCCTCACCGAGGCCAAGGCCAAGGAGCAGTACGGGGCGGACAAGATCAAGACCTACAACTACAACCTGGGTGGCAACGGCAAGAGCCAGATCCTCAAGACCACGGGCTTCGTCAAGCTGGTCCGGGTCTCCGACGGTCCGGTGGTCGGCGTGCACATGGTCGGCGCCCGGGTCGGTGAGCTGATCGGCGAGGCACAGCTCATCTACAACTGGGAGGCCTACCCGGCCGAGGTGGCGCAGCTCGTGCACGCCCACCCGACGCAGAACGAGGCCCTCGGCGAGGCGCACCTCGCCCTGGCGGGCAAGCCGCTGCACGCGCACGCCTGA
- the gcvT gene encoding glycine cleavage system aminomethyltransferase GcvT, which produces MTDVTSDATATRSRRSPLHERHTAAGAKFAPFGGWEMPLEYAGGGVLKEHTAVREAVGVFDVSHLGKVRVTGTGAAGFVNSCLSNDLGRIGPGRAQYTLCCDDATGGVVDDIIAYLHDDGHVFLIPNAANTAEVTRRLRAAAPSSVTVTDEHEAYAVLAVQGPRSAALLDALGLPTGHDYMSFSTATLDGVELTVCRTGYTGELGYELVVPAAHAVAVWDALHAAGTDFGLRACGLAARDTLRTEMGYPLHGQDLSLEITPVQARCGWAVGWDKPAFWGRDALRAEKAAGPRRTLRGLVAVDRAIPRPGMVVRVGDAEVGTVTSGTFSPTRKEGVALALLDTAVGLADGDEVEVDVRGRRARMRVTRPPFVDPSVR; this is translated from the coding sequence ATGACCGACGTGACCTCCGACGCGACCGCGACCCGGTCGCGTCGTTCCCCGCTGCACGAGCGGCACACCGCCGCAGGCGCGAAGTTCGCTCCCTTCGGGGGCTGGGAGATGCCCCTGGAGTACGCCGGCGGCGGTGTGCTCAAGGAGCACACCGCCGTCCGGGAGGCCGTCGGTGTCTTCGACGTGTCCCACCTCGGCAAGGTACGGGTGACGGGAACCGGCGCCGCCGGGTTCGTCAACTCCTGCCTCAGCAACGACCTGGGCCGGATCGGCCCGGGACGGGCGCAGTACACCCTCTGCTGCGACGACGCGACCGGCGGGGTGGTCGACGACATCATCGCCTACCTGCACGACGACGGGCACGTCTTCCTCATCCCGAACGCCGCCAACACCGCCGAGGTGACGCGCCGGCTGCGCGCCGCCGCGCCGTCGTCGGTCACCGTCACCGACGAGCACGAGGCGTACGCCGTGCTGGCCGTGCAGGGGCCGCGCTCGGCCGCGCTGCTGGACGCCCTCGGCCTGCCCACCGGGCACGACTACATGAGCTTCTCCACCGCCACCCTGGACGGGGTGGAGCTGACCGTCTGCCGCACCGGCTACACCGGCGAACTCGGCTACGAGCTGGTGGTGCCCGCCGCGCACGCGGTCGCCGTCTGGGACGCCCTGCACGCCGCCGGGACCGACTTCGGGCTGCGGGCCTGCGGCCTGGCCGCCCGGGACACGCTGCGCACCGAGATGGGGTACCCGCTGCACGGGCAGGACCTGTCGCTGGAGATCACCCCGGTGCAGGCGCGCTGCGGCTGGGCGGTCGGCTGGGACAAGCCGGCCTTCTGGGGGCGGGACGCGCTGCGCGCCGAGAAGGCCGCCGGCCCCCGGCGTACCCTGCGTGGCCTGGTGGCGGTCGACCGGGCGATCCCCCGTCCCGGCATGGTCGTGCGGGTCGGTGACGCCGAGGTCGGCACGGTCACCAGCGGCACCTTCTCGCCCACCCGCAAGGAGGGCGTCGCCCTGGCCCTGCTCGACACGGCGGTCGGCCTGGCCGACGGCGACGAGGTGGAGGTCGACGTCCGGGGGCGCCGCGCCCGCATGCGCGTCACCCGGCCCCCCTTCGTCGACCCCTCCGTCAGGTGA
- a CDS encoding leucyl aminopeptidase, which produces MTSPSTTLSLVDTDPAELAVDAIVIGVHSQTGEQDAASGPVGSLLLGSGAESIAAAFDGKLTETLALLGATGAPGEVIKLATLGTITAPIVAAVGLGAEPTGAAPAPETLRRAAGSAVRALVGAGRVALSLPLPDDADAPAALRAVAEGALLGGYRFAGYKTKPQPARREPVAEVLVAVPDAGDATAQAEIARAATVAGAVRLSRDWVNTAPNDKRPPAFADTVAEAARAAGLTVEVLDEAALVEGGYGGIIAVGQGSEAPPRLVKITYTPEGGATGKRVALVGKGITFDTGGISIKPSQGMWEMKSDMAGAAAVAATMLAVAALKPSVAVSAYVPMAENMPSGTAYRPGDVITMFNGKRVEVLNTDAEGRMVLADAMARACADGCDYLVETSTLTGGQVISLGKRVAGVMGTPELCERVKAVGDAVGEPAWPMPLPDDVRKGMDSDVADISQVNAGMDRAGHMLQGGTFLREFVSDDVAWAHIDIAGPSYHSGEPTGYWTKGGTGVPVRTLVQLVEDIAAEG; this is translated from the coding sequence GTGACATCGCCCAGCACCACCCTGAGCCTGGTCGACACCGACCCCGCCGAGCTTGCCGTCGACGCCATCGTGATCGGCGTGCACAGTCAGACCGGTGAGCAGGACGCCGCCAGCGGCCCTGTCGGTTCCCTGCTCCTCGGCAGCGGCGCGGAGAGCATCGCCGCCGCCTTCGACGGCAAGCTGACCGAGACGCTGGCGCTGCTCGGCGCGACCGGCGCTCCCGGCGAGGTGATCAAGCTCGCCACGCTGGGCACGATCACCGCACCGATCGTCGCCGCGGTCGGGCTGGGCGCGGAGCCGACCGGCGCCGCCCCGGCGCCGGAGACGCTGCGCCGGGCCGCCGGGTCGGCGGTGCGGGCGCTGGTCGGCGCCGGCCGGGTGGCGCTGAGCCTGCCGCTGCCGGACGACGCGGACGCCCCGGCGGCGCTGCGCGCGGTCGCCGAGGGCGCGCTGCTGGGCGGATACCGGTTCGCCGGCTACAAGACCAAGCCGCAGCCGGCCCGGCGGGAGCCGGTGGCGGAGGTGCTGGTGGCGGTGCCGGACGCCGGGGACGCCACCGCGCAGGCGGAGATCGCCCGGGCGGCCACGGTGGCCGGCGCGGTGCGGCTCAGCCGGGACTGGGTGAACACCGCCCCCAACGACAAGCGCCCGCCGGCCTTCGCCGACACGGTGGCCGAGGCCGCCCGGGCCGCCGGCCTGACCGTCGAGGTGCTCGACGAGGCGGCCCTGGTTGAGGGGGGCTACGGCGGCATCATCGCCGTCGGGCAGGGTTCGGAGGCCCCGCCGCGACTGGTCAAGATCACGTACACCCCGGAGGGCGGGGCGACCGGCAAGCGGGTGGCGCTGGTCGGCAAGGGCATCACCTTCGACACCGGCGGCATCTCCATCAAGCCGTCGCAGGGCATGTGGGAGATGAAGTCCGACATGGCCGGCGCGGCGGCGGTCGCGGCGACCATGCTGGCCGTCGCGGCGCTGAAGCCGTCGGTGGCGGTGAGCGCCTACGTCCCGATGGCGGAGAACATGCCGTCGGGTACGGCGTACCGGCCGGGCGACGTCATCACCATGTTCAACGGCAAGCGGGTCGAGGTGCTCAACACCGACGCCGAGGGACGGATGGTCCTGGCCGACGCGATGGCGCGGGCCTGCGCGGACGGCTGCGACTACCTCGTCGAGACCTCCACCCTGACCGGCGGGCAGGTGATCTCCCTCGGCAAGCGGGTCGCCGGGGTGATGGGGACGCCGGAGCTCTGCGAGCGGGTGAAGGCGGTCGGCGACGCGGTCGGCGAGCCGGCCTGGCCGATGCCGCTGCCGGACGACGTGCGCAAGGGCATGGACTCCGACGTCGCCGACATCTCCCAGGTCAACGCCGGGATGGACCGGGCCGGGCACATGCTCCAGGGCGGCACGTTCCTGCGCGAGTTCGTCTCCGACGACGTGGCCTGGGCGCACATCGACATCGCCGGTCCGAGCTACCACTCGGGCGAGCCGACTGGATACTGGACCAAGGGCGGTACCGGCGTGCCGGTCCGGACCCTGGTGCAACTCGTCGAGGACATCGCCGCCGAGGGCTGA